In Desulfomonile tiedjei DSM 6799, a genomic segment contains:
- the larC gene encoding nickel pincer cofactor biosynthesis protein LarC: MRIAYFECFSGASGDMILGALLDAGLPLSVLVSELEKLNLGHFELRAEKTTRKGLSGTKAHVLIDQHHHGHHHRRLADITQIISRSGLSEAVKAKSLQVFEVLAEAEASVHGTTKDEVHFHEVGAMDSIIDIVGSVAGLAALGVESVFCSPLHVGCGTVQCAHGILPVPAPATAKLVLGKPVYSTGVPGELLTPTAAALLTVLASGFGPMPFMVPYEVGHGAGSRDLEIPNLLRVFIGDTENQSSELGSEIVAILETNIDDMNPQVYDHLVEKALGMGALDVFLLPIQMKKNRPATLVTIMCPIDLVKAFSDLLMRETTTIGVRWRVENRIKATRSIKEIRTKYGLIRFKIACAGDEITNIHPEYEDCKRLAMEQDIPLKKVLEEAHFAALNALRDDCS; the protein is encoded by the coding sequence ATGAGAATAGCGTATTTTGAATGTTTTTCCGGGGCCTCGGGCGATATGATTCTCGGGGCGCTCCTGGACGCGGGATTGCCCCTGAGCGTTTTAGTTTCCGAACTTGAAAAACTCAACCTTGGACATTTCGAGCTACGAGCCGAAAAGACAACCAGGAAGGGACTTTCCGGGACAAAGGCCCACGTGCTGATCGACCAACATCATCATGGTCACCATCACCGAAGACTGGCTGATATTACGCAGATAATATCCCGGAGCGGACTTTCCGAAGCCGTAAAAGCCAAGAGTCTTCAAGTGTTTGAAGTTTTAGCGGAAGCAGAGGCCAGTGTTCATGGAACGACCAAAGACGAGGTTCATTTCCATGAAGTGGGCGCCATGGATTCCATAATCGACATTGTGGGCAGTGTGGCGGGACTGGCAGCTCTTGGGGTTGAGTCCGTTTTTTGCTCGCCGTTACATGTCGGGTGCGGGACGGTTCAATGCGCACACGGCATTCTCCCGGTGCCTGCTCCGGCCACAGCTAAGCTTGTCCTGGGAAAGCCTGTCTATTCAACGGGTGTACCCGGAGAATTGCTCACTCCAACAGCCGCTGCACTTTTGACGGTATTAGCATCGGGATTCGGTCCCATGCCGTTTATGGTTCCGTATGAAGTCGGCCATGGTGCGGGAAGTCGTGACCTGGAGATCCCCAATCTGCTCAGAGTCTTCATTGGAGACACGGAAAATCAGTCCAGCGAATTGGGGAGTGAAATCGTGGCGATTCTGGAAACGAATATCGATGACATGAATCCCCAGGTGTACGATCATCTCGTGGAAAAAGCGCTCGGCATGGGTGCGCTGGATGTTTTTCTCCTGCCTATACAGATGAAGAAGAATCGTCCGGCAACGCTCGTAACAATCATGTGCCCGATCGACCTGGTGAAAGCGTTTTCTGATTTGCTTATGCGGGAGACAACCACCATAGGGGTGCGCTGGCGCGTGGAAAACCGCATAAAAGCGACTCGGTCCATTAAAGAGATTCGTACGAAATATGGTCTGATTCGGTTCAAAATAGCATGCGCCGGGGATGAGATCACCAATATCCATCCGGAATATGAAGACTGCAAGCGTTTGGCTATGGAACAAGACATACCGCTCAAGAAAGTGCTGGAGGAAGCGCATTTTGCTGCATTAAACGCATTACGGGATGATTGTTCATGA
- a CDS encoding MBL fold metallo-hydrolase, which translates to MRVLLYIFLLLVPALAYAASALETDVIKTSDGDLKITFIGHGTLMFEYKGKVIHIDPYGKLADFSNFPKADLILITHEHQDHLDPTALNKVKTDKTKLVVTETVGKNLPGRIVMHNGDAKTVDGIKIEAVPAYNLVHMRSAGVPFHPKGVGNGYVLTFGDKRVYVAGDTENTPEMKQLANIDIAFLPMNLPYTMTPEMVTDAAKAFKPKILYPYHTGDTDLSKLTALMKGTEGVEVRLRKMK; encoded by the coding sequence ATGCGCGTTCTACTGTATATCTTCTTGTTATTGGTACCGGCACTCGCGTACGCAGCCTCTGCTCTTGAAACCGATGTCATAAAGACTTCGGATGGCGATCTGAAAATTACGTTTATCGGACATGGAACATTGATGTTTGAATACAAAGGAAAGGTGATCCATATCGATCCCTACGGAAAACTGGCTGATTTTTCAAATTTCCCCAAAGCGGATCTCATTCTGATTACTCACGAGCATCAGGATCACCTGGATCCGACTGCTCTTAACAAGGTGAAAACCGACAAAACAAAACTGGTCGTCACGGAAACGGTTGGGAAGAACCTGCCGGGTCGAATCGTCATGCACAACGGCGATGCGAAAACAGTGGACGGCATCAAGATAGAAGCTGTCCCGGCTTATAATCTCGTACATATGAGGAGCGCCGGTGTGCCTTTTCATCCGAAGGGAGTGGGCAACGGATACGTCTTGACCTTTGGCGACAAAAGGGTCTATGTAGCCGGAGATACGGAAAACACTCCTGAAATGAAGCAACTCGCGAATATCGATATAGCTTTCCTCCCTATGAACTTGCCGTACACCATGACGCCGGAAATGGTTACGGATGCAGCAAAAGCTTTCAAACCCAAGATCCTCTACCCATATCACACGGGTGACACCGATCTATCCAAGCTTACGGCTTTGATGAAAGGGACGGAAGGAGTCGAAGTTCGACTGCGCAAGATGAAATAG
- a CDS encoding MoaD/ThiS family protein, whose protein sequence is MKVELCFYASLASLLPEYAVNNACFVELAENTTVRDVLRQFAVPEDIPKLVFLNGIHAREDEVLKPGDRVAVFPPVAGG, encoded by the coding sequence ATGAAAGTGGAACTCTGTTTCTATGCATCTCTGGCGTCACTTCTTCCGGAGTATGCAGTCAATAATGCCTGTTTCGTGGAACTGGCCGAAAATACGACCGTACGCGATGTGCTGCGACAATTTGCCGTCCCTGAAGATATTCCGAAACTCGTATTCTTGAACGGTATTCATGCACGCGAAGACGAAGTGCTCAAGCCGGGAGACCGGGTCGCAGTCTTTCCACCCGTTGCCGGCGGCTGA
- the tilS gene encoding tRNA lysidine(34) synthetase TilS, which translates to MGKAQEERLTSKEAAVSMAPSDRIYHLHQSVKSIISAHKMILPGTTVVLGVSGGPDSVALMHVLHALKSDLRCSIHVAHLDHALRSDSRADAEFTFQAAERLDLPCSIRREDVRTLAANLSMSLEEAGRKARYDYFRELLRKFPGGRIATAHHLDDTIETFFLRILRGSSLQGIQGIRPVHGAIIRPFAHTTRSEVLEYLEDAGIQYRIDPTNLTISADRNFIRHDIIPAVQKRFPQYRKPLARTMELIGQEDRFISRQASELFNRAVRSTDSGLTLSIEPLWQADEVLVARVIILALYETAGPYARIGRVHVESMKQMIYSENPSGRISLPNRLEAVRNYAELRIARKESTFQDSRLETEIPGPGTYQFGAAGPKISFEIIPAELVDVNSADGAETAFFDAEQAAFPVVLRSVLPGDRCRPWPGKGSRKIKSILIDAKIPRHMRKLVPLLFKGDECLWIGGLRRGNAAPVTDTTQTVLKVMLTREGCFDTSGRSG; encoded by the coding sequence ATGGGAAAAGCTCAAGAAGAGCGATTGACGTCGAAAGAAGCCGCCGTTTCTATGGCGCCCTCGGATCGCATCTATCATCTGCACCAGTCTGTTAAGAGCATCATCTCAGCTCACAAGATGATATTGCCTGGAACGACTGTCGTACTAGGTGTTTCCGGCGGACCGGATTCGGTCGCCCTTATGCATGTCTTGCACGCGCTGAAATCAGACTTGCGATGCAGCATCCATGTAGCTCACTTGGACCACGCATTGAGATCGGACTCCCGCGCTGACGCGGAGTTCACCTTTCAGGCTGCGGAACGGCTCGATCTTCCGTGCTCGATTCGGCGGGAAGACGTTCGAACATTGGCCGCAAATCTTTCGATGAGCCTGGAAGAAGCCGGCAGAAAAGCACGATATGACTACTTCCGGGAATTGTTACGTAAATTTCCCGGCGGAAGAATTGCCACAGCCCACCATCTTGACGACACAATAGAGACCTTTTTTCTACGCATATTGAGGGGATCGTCTCTCCAGGGAATTCAGGGTATTAGACCGGTACACGGTGCTATTATCAGACCGTTTGCTCATACGACACGCAGCGAAGTACTGGAATATCTTGAGGATGCGGGTATTCAGTACAGAATCGACCCTACAAATCTCACTATTTCCGCAGATCGAAATTTTATCAGGCACGACATAATTCCTGCGGTGCAAAAACGCTTCCCTCAGTACAGGAAACCGCTTGCGCGCACCATGGAGTTGATCGGTCAAGAAGATCGGTTCATCTCTCGGCAAGCATCAGAACTGTTCAATCGTGCCGTTCGGTCTACCGATTCAGGGCTAACACTCAGTATTGAACCACTATGGCAAGCCGATGAGGTGCTCGTTGCGCGCGTGATTATCTTGGCTCTTTATGAGACTGCGGGGCCATATGCCAGAATCGGCCGGGTTCATGTGGAGTCCATGAAGCAGATGATCTATTCGGAGAATCCTTCGGGCAGAATCAGCCTGCCAAACAGGCTTGAAGCAGTGCGGAATTACGCCGAACTCAGAATTGCGCGAAAGGAATCGACGTTTCAGGATTCCCGCCTAGAAACTGAAATACCTGGCCCGGGGACGTACCAATTCGGTGCCGCTGGACCAAAAATCTCGTTTGAGATAATTCCGGCCGAACTCGTTGACGTGAATTCGGCAGACGGTGCGGAAACAGCATTCTTCGACGCGGAGCAAGCCGCGTTTCCTGTGGTGCTGAGAAGCGTGCTCCCTGGAGATCGATGTAGGCCATGGCCGGGGAAAGGTTCCCGCAAGATCAAATCTATACTCATAGACGCAAAAATACCGCGGCACATGAGAAAACTGGTTCCGCTGCTATTCAAAGGAGACGAATGCCTGTGGATCGGGGGGCTTCGGAGAGGCAATGCAGCTCCCGTCACTGATACGACGCAGACAGTGCTGAAGGTTATGCTTACGCGAGAGGGGTGTTTCGATACATCCGGAAGATCGGGTTAA
- the larE gene encoding ATP-dependent sacrificial sulfur transferase LarE yields the protein MSDTPQKARYKRLQSELRQFGRVAVAFSGGVDSTLLLKAASDALGSNVLAVTAYSPTTPERELREATEFAQLLGVEHLILRSREMEDPDFTTNSPDKCYICKKSRFGDILKEMEPRGFPVLLDGSNADDASDYRPGSRAAEELKVRSPLQEIGLSKKEIRRISRELGLTTWDKPSYACLASRIPYGRQITAENLDQVDRGEEFIRSLLGSIQIRVRHYGDTARIEVDFAAIPKLATRKIRTALVSFFRQDLGFTFVTLDLGGFETGSLNKVITSNINLHSKSPHSPLY from the coding sequence TTGAGCGACACTCCCCAAAAAGCGCGTTACAAACGTCTGCAATCCGAACTCCGTCAGTTCGGGCGGGTTGCAGTTGCATTTTCCGGGGGAGTAGACAGCACTCTTCTTCTCAAAGCCGCATCAGACGCGCTTGGATCGAATGTTCTTGCTGTCACGGCTTACTCACCCACTACTCCTGAACGAGAATTGCGCGAGGCAACCGAATTCGCTCAACTGCTGGGAGTGGAGCACCTCATCCTGCGCTCAAGAGAGATGGAAGACCCCGATTTTACAACGAATTCCCCGGACAAGTGTTACATCTGCAAGAAAAGCAGGTTCGGTGATATTCTGAAGGAAATGGAACCGCGTGGTTTTCCTGTGCTTCTGGATGGATCGAATGCGGATGATGCGAGCGATTACCGTCCGGGAAGTCGGGCTGCAGAAGAGTTAAAAGTGCGCAGCCCTCTGCAGGAGATCGGCCTTTCCAAAAAAGAGATTCGAAGAATCTCGCGGGAACTCGGACTCACCACCTGGGACAAACCATCGTACGCGTGCCTTGCGTCGCGAATTCCCTACGGCCGACAGATTACTGCAGAAAACCTCGATCAAGTGGATCGGGGCGAGGAGTTCATTCGGAGTCTTCTGGGTAGCATACAGATTCGAGTCCGACACTATGGGGATACTGCACGGATTGAGGTCGATTTCGCAGCAATCCCGAAACTTGCAACCAGGAAGATACGAACCGCTCTGGTGAGCTTTTTCCGGCAGGATCTCGGGTTCACATTTGTCACCCTCGATCTTGGAGGATTTGAAACAGGAAGCCTGAACAAGGTGATTACCTCTAATATCAATTTGCATTCAAAATCCCCCCATTCCCCCCTTTACTAA
- a CDS encoding ankyrin repeat domain-containing protein yields MENFLQKRLLLIALLGLGIILASFQDDRTFWGGKLMQAVKNSDTAAIQLCVNAGADVDCKDEFKFTPLAWAVMLGHAPGVQVLLERGADINAADDEGQTALMWASLFGHEDIVKILLLKHADVNQKTRDHGITALMAAAAKGHASIIRTLIRYGADVNAKDKNNNSALLHATLKGFPEVAKMLLDSGALFQGVTPTYTAVADVELSFQGTIVSLGLFRMGFPAPGKKFVEACVWRVPSEYRVFPALEIIPRSSYELIHGKTL; encoded by the coding sequence ATGGAAAATTTTCTCCAAAAACGATTGCTTCTTATCGCACTACTTGGACTCGGAATAATTCTGGCGTCTTTTCAGGATGACCGTACTTTCTGGGGGGGAAAGTTGATGCAAGCCGTGAAGAATTCCGATACCGCCGCTATTCAATTATGCGTGAATGCAGGAGCGGACGTTGACTGCAAAGACGAGTTCAAATTTACACCGCTCGCGTGGGCAGTCATGCTGGGCCACGCTCCGGGAGTTCAGGTATTGCTGGAGCGTGGCGCGGACATCAACGCGGCGGACGATGAAGGCCAGACTGCGCTCATGTGGGCTTCGCTGTTCGGCCACGAAGATATCGTAAAAATCCTTCTGTTGAAGCATGCGGATGTAAATCAAAAGACCCGAGACCATGGGATAACAGCCCTTATGGCCGCAGCGGCCAAGGGCCACGCGAGCATTATCAGGACTCTTATAAGATACGGCGCAGATGTGAACGCGAAAGACAAGAATAACAACTCAGCTCTACTACACGCGACTTTGAAGGGCTTTCCCGAAGTGGCAAAAATGCTCCTTGATTCAGGGGCTCTATTCCAAGGAGTTACTCCTACGTATACCGCTGTAGCGGACGTTGAATTATCGTTTCAGGGGACGATTGTTTCACTCGGGCTTTTCCGAATGGGGTTCCCGGCTCCCGGCAAGAAATTCGTCGAAGCGTGCGTGTGGCGAGTTCCTTCAGAATACAGAGTTTTCCCGGCCCTGGAAATCATCCCCCGGTCATCATATGAACTCATTCATGGAAAGACTTTGTAA
- a CDS encoding hemerythrin domain-containing protein yields the protein MNGHLTRRDFFGATGIIGFSLYFSADTEAQTHRKTNKKAPAANDIFSVIKQDHSEFLKTLNRMEHASDPRTRGQEFTFLRQSLLPHAKAEEVILFSVIQNQNTRLKAEEEHYIMERIIIDMKNTQLVDERWPAKLSVLKDILDRHLREEENSIFKMVKDFVSKNQAAEMANRFVAMKQELQGAVQ from the coding sequence ATGAACGGTCACTTAACCAGAAGAGATTTCTTTGGCGCTACCGGGATCATCGGTTTCAGTTTGTATTTTTCTGCTGATACGGAAGCTCAAACACATCGCAAGACAAATAAGAAGGCCCCCGCTGCAAACGATATTTTTTCCGTGATCAAACAGGATCATTCGGAATTTCTCAAGACGCTGAATCGGATGGAACATGCTTCCGATCCCCGGACACGCGGTCAGGAATTTACCTTTTTGCGCCAGTCTCTGCTTCCTCACGCAAAAGCCGAGGAAGTCATTCTCTTTTCCGTAATCCAGAATCAGAACACGAGGCTTAAAGCGGAAGAAGAACACTACATTATGGAAAGAATCATCATCGACATGAAAAATACCCAGCTTGTGGATGAAAGATGGCCTGCGAAACTCAGCGTTCTGAAAGACATACTCGACCGCCACCTGAGAGAAGAGGAGAATTCGATTTTCAAGATGGTAAAAGATTTTGTATCGAAGAATCAAGCGGCAGAAATGGCAAACCGATTTGTCGCTATGAAGCAGGAACTTCAGGGGGCCGTGCAGTAG
- a CDS encoding rhodanese-like domain-containing protein, with translation MEKCATISIVVMLLCLQGIVTQTVKANEGNGLRTIEQVIEDAHEDVSCIGIDELKKRIKKNNKLVLLDVRTKSEYDAAHIKGSAWVERGIAEFVLVQKLPDSNAEIVVYCKKGHRAGLVVKALMKAGFRNVVSLEGGFDEWVHQGNTVHNSLGEFKMVNPARFGAGSFQVEFYQNKN, from the coding sequence ATGGAAAAGTGTGCAACAATCAGCATCGTCGTCATGCTATTGTGCTTGCAGGGTATCGTGACGCAAACGGTGAAAGCGAATGAAGGTAACGGGCTCAGAACAATCGAACAAGTTATCGAAGACGCTCATGAAGACGTGAGTTGCATAGGCATTGACGAACTGAAGAAGAGAATCAAGAAGAACAATAAGCTTGTCTTGTTGGATGTCCGAACAAAGTCAGAATACGATGCAGCTCACATAAAGGGCTCTGCGTGGGTTGAGCGCGGCATCGCAGAGTTTGTGCTTGTACAGAAATTACCGGATTCAAATGCTGAAATCGTCGTCTATTGCAAGAAAGGCCACCGAGCGGGTTTGGTGGTGAAAGCCTTGATGAAAGCGGGTTTTAGAAATGTGGTGAGCCTCGAAGGTGGCTTTGACGAATGGGTACATCAAGGCAACACTGTTCACAACAGCCTGGGTGAATTCAAAATGGTCAACCCCGCCAGGTTCGGCGCGGGTTCGTTCCAGGTAGAGTTCTATCAGAACAAGAACTGA